CCGGCAGATGGCATCATTTCGTTGCATTAATATAGCGTCGTGGTGCATGTGACCCAGCCCATACGATCAAATCCCAAACTCCACTCCATTAGCCTTACGAGTGATGATTCttatattatgttaaaaaagTTTGTGTTACAAACAGAGAAATGCCATACACCACTAGTTTCTATTTACGAGTCAAGTTGCAGCAACTGTTCTCAAATTGGGTTTGATGTGAAGCCGTAATTCAAGCAATACAAAAGCAgctcaattttcatttaattttgaattaagaaTGCCTAAACAAATTTAAGCATGTTACACATTGCATCTGCTCGTTGCACAAAGGTATCAATGAAAGGGGTTGATGCATCCCTTCCCTCTTTGATCATTGTACGGTAACGGAACCATCTTGCTTCATTTTGATTAGACTGCTTTCAATATTCCGTAGCACTGGTTTATAACTGCAAgcatttgaataaaatcagCTCGAGCAACACTAACTTTTTGCAAATTGATAAAAAGCAAGGGGGACAGAAAGAGAAGGGCGGGGTGGGGGGAACAACAATGATCAGGTTGTAGATCTTACAGGCGTACAAGACCATTATAAGCTTGTGTTGTTTGTTGAAGTTGGGCTGAGAGTTGCAGAACCTGAGCTGATAGCGCCTCTGCTCTGCCCGTTTCTTTTGCAAGTTGACCCTATAACAAAGACAACAACAATAAAGAATGGTATGATAAATACATGCACTATTgttctaaaaaaaatcaatgaattaCGATTTGAGTTTTTCATGGTGAATATGAACAGAATGCTAATGGAATATCTGAAACTCCTTTCAAGAAGAACAAAACCTCCTACTGTAATAAACTAACCTTAAGGGATAGGAATTCATTTTTATGTGTTTCTGAACCATTCTGGCTGACAGCATCTTTAGATGGTTCTGAGAAGTCTCTCAGGATATCCTTGTCATTCATAGACATGAAACTAGCCTGTTCTGTTCTTAACTTTTCTAAAATTCCTCGAAGTTCTTCATTTTGCTTAAGACAGTCTTTCACCTGGAAAATCACAAGCCAGGCAGAGTATTAGATATAAGTACTTTCATAGACATTGCAATTACTAATAGAAACAATGCCAACTTCCACAGAACTGGATGAATATAGCATATGCAGAAACAATGATCATCTCTAGCTGAAAGAAAGATGACTTAATTAACTTCAGTTTAGCCAGATCGGGCATATAGCTCTGATGCATTATTTGATGGCAACAAGTAGGGGTGTTCACAGATTGCATTCTGTAAATTGGACACCAATCCATATCCATTCCACAAATTtgcaatccaatccaatccaatctaaggacttgtaaaattaatttaaatccaATTCATACATCTACGGATCAGATGCAGATTAGACATAATTCACATCTAGTCCACCGTATTGCGGATTTGAtgtggattaaaaatttttcttgctatccaatccacaaaataatataatacagaAATAATTTACtaccaatcaaattcaaaattaaacaagatctaaataaatcaatagtttAAATGTATTCAGGAACACTATGTTAATAGGGTCTTTATGCCCTCATCCAGCATCTAACAATTCAATTGACATACgtttcaaacaaaaagaatttgaaagcCATATACCATTTTAGCCTTATTCCCTATTCTCTCTTAAATAAAGCTACAGAAATACTAAAGTAATATAGTTTCAACTTCCACGTAGGATAGGTGGAGAAAATACTGAACTAATGTGGTTTCATCTTGCGTGTAGGATAGGTGGGAGGTAGTGACACAACAGCCAATCCTGAAAGACTACTCTTTCGTCTAAAGATgtcattcaaaatttcaaactttaacaCAATGAAATCAAAAAATCCTGAAGTTTTTAGATtaatacatgaaaattaactaaaattttagaattaaatcaaCACAAAAGTTGAAATTGAAAGCTTGAATGATTGCTGTCAATGTCCACCTCCAActaaattttaactttatctTGCAGATTCACGGAATTCTAAGGATTTGCTTTTGCAAAtacatatccaatccaccaactgcagattttaaaagtttcaatccaatccaatccacatGTTGGATTTTTATTGATGGGATTTTTGCAGACCAGATGGATTGGATTCTAAACACCCCCAGCGACGATGAAGTGTAATGTCTCAACCGACCGACAGATGAATTGAGCTCAGGCAGAATAGCAACTTCTAAGGATATTTTTGTGTAAgttaaaatatgatattattaacTGATGGGAAAACTGGCATGCCACAATTGACTTTTTGATACGTACGTGAAGTGAAAATTTGTTGCTAGAATCCAAAATGCATAAGCTAATTCTAACAAACCTTAACTACAGATAATTACCTGATTCTCCCAGTGCTTCGCTATGCCCATGGACTCTTGATAATAAGATGAGAGACTAGAATTCTCCTCAAATAGCCTCTCAATCTCTGAAGATTGGTTATCAATCtgtcaaacaaataaaaattagttactATGCTTAAGAATAgatttactaaaatattttacttgaaTGTACAAAGATAACCATGCAAGCAATGACTACACCTCCATTAGAAGCTTTTGCCTACTACTTTCAAGTCTTTCAACCACAACAGCCATATCATGCAATTGCTTTTCAAGTTTTTCCTTGTCTTCCTGAAAGATAGGAAACAATTGGAAACTGAATATAATGGATCATTACCACAGAACATGAAACCTCTGAAATGCAAGTCACTTAACATCTTCTAGCAGTGCAGAAGAAGGCATCAAGCATAACCagtaaattaagaaataacaGAAATGAGGAGATGAAGTTGAGATGCTGGCAAACTATTCACCAacatatgtaattaataaactatAAGAGAAAAAACAATGTACATTGGCCTTCAAAAAAGATATCTTACCACTGAAAATGCTTTTGAAGCTGCTGCATTTGAGACTTCTTCTGCAAGCAAAGGGCAGATCAAAGACTTAAAATgaaccccaaaaaaattaaaatactgtACAAGGCCACAGCAGAAAAATTTAACATGTCAAAGGGTCTATTAATCTAAGAGTTTGAGGAACAACCTTTGCAATTGCAACTACAGGGgaaaccaaaagaaaagagagagatatACTTAGCAATCAGCATGTGAACAATCAACGCATATAGAAAAAGTGCAATTGGCAAAGGAATCCAGAAAAACTAGAAAACTTTTATAAGTAATACCTGAGGCTTTTCTAGAGAACATCACAAGTTTCTCTTCCAATTCCTGCTTTTCAGACATAAGCACAGAAATCCGGGCCTGCTCTTCTGTCAACTGTTTTCGTTCTTGCTGCCTCAACTGTGACTCTTGCTATAAATTTCAACTACCATGAGATTCTATAAACAAAAGCCTCAGtagaaaaaagcaaaagaaaccAGGATACACACTCTAACCTGTAGTTGAGATTTTAAAGTAGCCAACTCCTTTTCTAAGGTTTGGACGTGATCTGGTGAAATTCCCATAGATGATATTCCACCAAGAGAACCATCCATTGCTTGTTGCTGTAATGAGTTTAGTTCTGCTCTCAAGGCTGCAGCGTCTTCTTCAGCCTAGACAAAAGGTAAAAGTGAGAATAAAAGCTACAGAAGCATCCTATATAAGAAACAGTAATTATTTGCATACTCGATATTGCTCTTCTTCTGCTTCCTTCAGACGCTTCTTAAGCGTGCGAAGTTGAGCTGAAAGATCCTCCTACACTAAAATATAAGACTTTGTTGGtgatgaacaaaa
This window of the Citrus sinensis cultivar Valencia sweet orange chromosome 8, DVS_A1.0, whole genome shotgun sequence genome carries:
- the LOC102611918 gene encoding uncharacterized protein LOC102611918 — translated: MDARHASLGRRTLEDIRQKRAAERLSKTSSADLIKSSSIPINDASGMTKSESANRLSETDVSGLLSQLKDFQKKNAELEEKNSILSSKLQVKEVESETLQTRINELEQNTVPSLRKALKDVAMEKDAAVVAREDLSAQLRTLKKRLKEAEEEQYRAEEDAAALRAELNSLQQQAMDGSLGGISSMGISPDHVQTLEKELATLKSQLQQESQLRQQERKQLTEEQARISVLMSEKQELEEKLVMFSRKASEEVSNAAASKAFSVEDKEKLEKQLHDMAVVVERLESSRQKLLMEIDNQSSEIERLFEENSSLSSYYQESMGIAKHWENQVKDCLKQNEELRGILEKLRTEQASFMSMNDKDILRDFSEPSKDAVSQNGSETHKNEFLSLKGQLAKETGRAEALSAQVLQLSAQLQQTTQAYNGLVRLYKPVLRNIESSLIKMKQDGSVTVQ